A stretch of the Argentina anserina chromosome 6, drPotAnse1.1, whole genome shotgun sequence genome encodes the following:
- the LOC126799875 gene encoding F-box/kelch-repeat protein At3g23880-like, translating to MSDVLSIRRQHQLVLSGTGPRPGPLDHYDAIIVDILSWLPVKSLLRFQCVCKAWRALISESYFINKHLARTKINPSFNLLVSRGDLLFRSIEYQVLLNSLTDDAPIPIRELDFPEINIPLGEDGYVEMVGTCNGLICLLFDRWETQSILIWNPCTRDILVLPQPPRIHDGIYIFGFGYDSSTDDYKVILGHNCDFFLFTLKSGSWKKLESLTKNYVVHNRGCLVNEALHWVGFDGSIRKGIVSFDLEEELFHEISFPYPPNPVDSHLYAEVGILNNCLTLFFHWPETRSEFKMWVMKEHGAKKSWTEVINIPSGILGEEYICMTCISEIGVLMMRLGLNGRLGIYNPKEETFRSLVDFDDTVTYVESLLSPSIGNTGGASF from the coding sequence ATGTCCGACGTTCTCTCCATTCGGCGGCAACACCAGCTGGTTCTCTCCGGCACCGGGCCTCGCCCCGGACCTCTCGATCATTACGATGCTATCATCGTTGACATTCTCTCATGGCTACCTGTCAAATCCTTGCTCCGTTTCCAGTGTGTGTGCAAGGCATGGCGGGCTTTAATCTCCGAATCTTATTTCATCAACAAGCACCTCGCCCGCACCAAAATCAACCCCAGCTTCAACCTACTCGTATCAAGAGGAGACTTGTTATTCCGATCCATAGAGTACCAAGTACTACTCAACTCATTAACTGATGACGCCCCTATTCCGATCAGAGAGCTCGATTTTCCGGAAATAAATATACCACTCGGTGAAGATGGTTATGTAGAGATGGTTGGTACCTGCAATGGCCTGATTTGTCTGTTATTTGATCGTTGGGAAACTCAAAGTATACTGATATGGAACCCATGCACTAGAGACATCCTGGTATTACCTCAACCTCCTAGAATTCAtgatggtatatatatttttggatTCGGTTACGATTCCTCTACCGATGATTACAAGGTCATACTAGGTCATAATTGCGATTTTTTCCTGTTTACACTAAAATCGGGTTCATGGAAGAAACTTGAAAGCCTGACCAAGAATTATGTCGTGCACAATCGTGGATGTTTAGTTAATGAAGCTCTACATTGGGTTGGGTTTGACGGGTCAATTCGTAAAGGGATTGTGTCATTTGATTTAGAGGAGGAGTTATTTCATGAGATTTCGTTCCCCTATCCTCCTAATCCGGTAGACAGCCACTTATATGCTGAAGTTGGAATTCTTAATAACTGTCTAACACTGTTTTTTCATTGGCCTGAGACTCGGAGCGAATTTAAGATGTGGGTGATGAAGGAACATGGAGCCAAGAAATCCTGGACTGAAGTCATAAACATCCCTTCAGGGATTCTAGGTGAAGAGTATATATGCATGACATGCATTTCTGAAATTGGTGTACTTATGATGCGTCTCGGGTTGAATGGCCGCTTGGGAATATATAATCCCAAGGAAGAGACATTTAGGAGTTTGGTTGATTTTGATGATACAGTTACTTAT